In Lactococcus paracarnosus, a genomic segment contains:
- a CDS encoding putative polysaccharide biosynthesis protein has product MENVDDLVDVSNSQNQQSTMLAGAFWRTGADFLSKILGVIYLIPWYAWMGTHGDQANAVFSMGYNVYALFLLISTAGIPVAISREVAKYNALGDRNMSYRLVRQMFVFMLLMGIVFAGIMYLLASFFASLLGGGEELIPVMKSLSLGVLIFPSMAVIRGYFQGLNNMKPYALSQLLEQVFRVIWMLVTAYMIMKLGSGNWVEAVTQSTTAAFVGMIASFIVLIISLMKQGDLEKIINPAPAKHQINAINLMTQTLTQAIPFIIIGSAIQIFKLIDQSTFPHVMRLVSNYSDTQLKIFFAYFSANTDKLTMVLIGVATTLGGVSIPLVTAAYVQNQKKDLAQLISYSIQLFAVLMVPTVVGLALLSRQIHTIFYSAPNQLQLNLFVFAFLQSILLAGYAMLSPILQALHYSRVSMKYFGITLGIKLVLQIPAILLFETYGPMISSTIAFGVGACLFLRKIQQVSQFSIRATYRGILGILVMTLIMALVVSFVKWLLPDRILLTTVIAGGAGLVAYVVMAAKLGYLEKLLGEKGASLRRKLHI; this is encoded by the coding sequence ATGGAAAACGTAGACGATTTAGTAGATGTGTCTAATTCACAAAACCAGCAAAGCACGATGTTGGCGGGTGCTTTTTGGAGAACAGGAGCTGATTTTTTATCTAAGATACTAGGTGTGATTTATTTGATTCCTTGGTATGCTTGGATGGGAACGCATGGTGACCAAGCTAATGCTGTATTCTCCATGGGATATAATGTTTATGCTTTATTTCTCTTGATTTCAACGGCCGGTATTCCTGTGGCAATTTCGAGGGAAGTCGCTAAGTACAATGCACTTGGTGATCGAAATATGTCTTATCGTTTAGTTCGACAAATGTTTGTTTTTATGTTATTAATGGGCATTGTTTTTGCAGGTATTATGTATTTATTGGCGTCATTCTTCGCTTCTTTGTTGGGTGGTGGAGAAGAGCTGATTCCTGTCATGAAAAGCTTGTCTTTGGGTGTCTTGATTTTCCCATCAATGGCAGTAATTCGTGGTTATTTTCAAGGGCTAAATAATATGAAGCCTTACGCGCTTAGTCAATTATTAGAGCAAGTCTTTAGAGTGATTTGGATGCTAGTTACGGCCTATATGATCATGAAATTAGGATCTGGTAATTGGGTAGAAGCAGTCACCCAATCTACAACAGCTGCTTTTGTTGGTATGATTGCGAGCTTTATTGTCTTGATTATTTCATTGATGAAGCAAGGAGATTTGGAAAAAATCATAAATCCTGCTCCGGCAAAACATCAGATCAATGCCATAAATTTGATGACTCAAACGCTAACACAGGCGATTCCATTTATTATCATAGGGTCAGCGATTCAGATTTTTAAGCTAATTGATCAGTCAACATTTCCGCATGTTATGCGACTGGTGTCAAATTATTCAGATACACAGCTCAAAATATTTTTTGCCTATTTTTCTGCTAATACAGATAAATTGACCATGGTATTGATTGGCGTTGCAACGACCTTAGGTGGCGTGAGTATTCCGTTAGTGACTGCTGCCTATGTTCAGAATCAAAAAAAAGATCTAGCGCAATTGATTAGCTATAGTATTCAACTTTTTGCCGTTCTTATGGTTCCGACAGTTGTTGGTCTGGCATTGTTGTCACGTCAAATTCATACTATTTTTTATAGCGCTCCTAATCAGCTTCAGCTTAACTTGTTTGTCTTTGCCTTTTTGCAAAGTATACTATTGGCTGGTTACGCCATGCTATCTCCAATCTTGCAAGCATTGCACTATAGTCGGGTATCTATGAAATATTTTGGTATTACACTGGGGATTAAGCTAGTACTTCAAATCCCTGCCATTCTATTGTTTGAAACGTACGGCCCTATGATTTCGTCAACAATTGCTTTTGGTGTTGGTGCTTGTTTGTTCTTGCGTAAGATTCAACAAGTCTCACAGTTTTCGATCAGAGCAACCTATCGAGGTATACTTGGTATTCTTGTGATGACATTGATTATGGCACTTGTCGTGAGTTTTGTAAAATGGCTATTACCAGACAGGATACTTTTGACGACGGTTATTGCTGGAGGTGCTGGTTTGGTAGCTTATGTTGTGATGGCAGCTAAACTCGGTTATCTAGAAAAGTTACTAGGTGAAAAAGGTGCATCTCTAAGACGCAAATTACATATCTAA